From a region of the Desulfonatronum sp. SC1 genome:
- the dsrP gene encoding sulfate reduction electron transfer complex DsrMKJOP subunit DsrP: MLEKALQGNKAYWGWIASLLVVIGIGFGFYVYQLQQGLGVTGLNRDVSWGLYIGQLTYMVGIAASAVMLVLPYYLHNHKAFGKLVIFGEFLAVSAVVVCLLFVVVDLGQPQRLMNVILYPTPNSVLFWDMVVLNGYLFLNIIIGWSVLHAVKKGVRPASWVKVLIYVSIPWAVSIHTVTAFLYAGLPGRYFWHDSLLAASFLSGAFAAGPALLLLILMIVQKVSDLKIPKEAIQTMTKIITYAWAINLFMVLLKIFSAYYSQYPAKMAAFDYMFGGYGGEQLMPWMWNFVFLGVVSLALLVIPATRNNPVTMTIALVMVFVAGWIDKGLTMVIAGFIPNPFKVHTEYWPTIPEVFISVGVYAVGLLILTVLYKVALAVQRESAS; the protein is encoded by the coding sequence TCAGTTGCAGCAGGGCCTGGGCGTCACCGGTCTGAACCGTGACGTCTCCTGGGGACTGTACATCGGACAGCTGACCTACATGGTCGGCATCGCCGCCTCGGCGGTCATGCTGGTCCTGCCCTATTATCTGCACAACCATAAGGCCTTCGGGAAGCTGGTCATCTTCGGCGAGTTTTTGGCCGTCTCCGCCGTGGTCGTCTGCCTGCTGTTCGTTGTGGTCGACCTGGGTCAGCCCCAGCGACTGATGAACGTTATCCTTTACCCCACGCCCAACTCGGTCCTGTTTTGGGACATGGTGGTCTTGAACGGATATCTCTTCCTGAACATCATCATCGGCTGGTCTGTGCTGCACGCCGTGAAGAAAGGCGTTCGCCCGGCTTCCTGGGTCAAGGTCCTGATTTACGTGTCTATTCCCTGGGCCGTGAGCATCCATACAGTCACGGCGTTTCTGTACGCCGGTCTTCCCGGGCGGTACTTCTGGCATGACTCTCTGCTTGCGGCCAGCTTCCTGTCCGGCGCTTTCGCCGCTGGCCCCGCGTTGCTGCTGCTGATTTTGATGATCGTGCAAAAGGTGTCGGATCTGAAAATCCCCAAGGAAGCGATTCAGACCATGACCAAGATCATCACCTATGCCTGGGCCATCAATCTGTTCATGGTGCTGTTGAAGATCTTTTCCGCCTACTACAGCCAGTATCCCGCGAAGATGGCCGCCTTTGACTACATGTTCGGCGGGTACGGTGGAGAGCAGCTGATGCCCTGGATGTGGAACTTCGTGTTCCTGGGGGTCGTCTCCCTCGCCTTGTTGGTCATCCCCGCCACCCGGAACAATCCGGTTACCATGACCATCGCCCTGGTCATGGTTTTTGTCGCCGGCTGGATCGACAAGGGCCTGACCATGGTCATCGCCGGGTTCATTCCCAACCCCTTCAAGGTCCACACGGAGTACTGGCCGACGATTCCCGAGGTTTTCATCTCCGTGGGCGTGTATGCCGTGGGCCTATTGATTCTGACCGTCCTGTACAAGGTGGCCCTTGCGGTACAGCGGGAGTCCGCTTCCTAG
- a CDS encoding ferredoxin, translated as MGWKITVDVDKCTGDGECVDVCPVEVYELQDGKAVAVNEEECLGCESCIEVCESNALTVEEV; from the coding sequence ATGGGTTGGAAGATTACTGTTGATGTCGACAAGTGTACGGGCGACGGCGAGTGCGTCGATGTTTGCCCTGTTGAAGTCTATGAACTTCAGGACGGAAAGGCCGTTGCCGTGAACGAGGAAGAGTGCCTGGGCTGTGAATCGTGCATAGAGGTCTGTGAATCCAACGCCCTCACGGTTGAGGAAGTCTAA
- a CDS encoding YkgJ family cysteine cluster protein, which yields MSLDFSPFFTKYEKLLADVDKVFVTVKEQHPDCVTCTTGCSDCCHAVFDLPLIEALYLNHHFHGVLPKETKAQILAKADQADRAAYKLKYQAHKRQRSGEDTDVILEDMARKRVRCPLLNAQDRCDLYAFRPITCRLYGIPQEVGGKARTCAFSKFSPGAPYPTVHVDKIHQALAALSMELVASLNTKYNQMADMLVPPSMALLTVYDDEYLGLAKSSGCSSSGCSPSGCSPSGASTGGCGPVKKDGCSCGPNECDPGSCEPCRK from the coding sequence ATGTCACTGGATTTCTCACCATTTTTCACGAAATACGAAAAACTATTGGCTGATGTGGACAAGGTTTTCGTCACGGTCAAGGAACAGCATCCGGACTGCGTGACCTGCACGACGGGGTGCAGTGACTGCTGCCACGCCGTTTTCGACTTGCCCTTGATTGAAGCCTTGTACTTGAATCACCATTTTCACGGTGTTCTGCCCAAGGAAACCAAAGCCCAGATTTTGGCCAAGGCCGACCAAGCTGATCGCGCGGCCTATAAATTGAAGTATCAGGCTCACAAGAGGCAACGCTCCGGCGAGGATACGGACGTCATTCTGGAGGACATGGCTCGCAAACGGGTTCGTTGTCCGCTGCTCAACGCCCAGGATCGTTGTGATCTTTACGCATTCCGGCCTATAACATGTCGGTTGTACGGCATTCCGCAGGAAGTCGGCGGTAAGGCCAGGACGTGCGCGTTTTCCAAGTTTTCACCCGGCGCTCCGTATCCCACGGTCCATGTGGACAAGATCCACCAGGCATTGGCTGCTCTGAGCATGGAACTGGTCGCTTCGCTGAATACAAAATACAATCAGATGGCCGATATGCTCGTTCCTCCGTCCATGGCCCTGCTCACGGTGTACGACGATGAATACTTGGGGCTGGCAAAGTCATCCGGGTGCTCCTCCTCCGGGTGTTCGCCATCCGGATGTTCGCCATCAGGGGCTTCGACGGGTGGTTGCGGTCCTGTCAAGAAGGACGGCTGTTCGTGCGGTCCGAACGAGTGTGATCCCGGGAGCTGCGAGCCATGTCGGAAATAG
- a CDS encoding tetratricopeptide repeat protein, producing MTASSKTDDFIKEKKNLLAQNADCGNSHYNLGVAYLSQRKWKEAEEEFFAAVESSPTLAEAYVQLGGIRMYQNDLEGCLYFNQKAVDVRPKFPVPYGNIGFVHLQNGEPEKALEPLMQALSLQPKFIQAHTTLASAYYVLGNLEKCIDHCERALKVEPRFAPAYNNLALCYYDQGKFDLALENMDKALEYGFEVVPEFRARLEEHRS from the coding sequence ATGACCGCATCCTCGAAAACCGACGATTTTATCAAGGAAAAGAAAAACCTTCTTGCTCAGAACGCCGATTGCGGCAACTCACATTACAACCTGGGCGTTGCCTACCTGTCCCAACGCAAATGGAAGGAAGCTGAGGAGGAATTCTTCGCGGCCGTGGAGTCCTCTCCCACGTTGGCCGAAGCCTATGTGCAACTGGGCGGTATCCGGATGTACCAAAACGATCTGGAAGGTTGCCTGTACTTCAATCAAAAAGCCGTGGATGTGCGCCCCAAGTTTCCCGTACCGTATGGCAATATCGGCTTTGTGCACCTCCAGAACGGTGAGCCGGAAAAGGCGCTGGAGCCGCTGATGCAGGCCCTTTCGTTACAACCAAAATTCATCCAGGCACATACGACCTTGGCCAGTGCGTATTATGTCTTGGGGAATCTGGAAAAATGCATTGACCATTGCGAACGGGCCCTGAAGGTCGAGCCTCGGTTCGCCCCGGCCTATAATAACCTCGCACTGTGCTACTACGATCAGGGCAAGTTCGATCTGGCCCTGGAAAATATGGACAAGGCCTTGGAGTATGGTTTCGAGGTGGTACCGGAGTTTCGCGCTCGGCTCGAGGAACATCGGTCCTGA